In one Streptomyces sp. T12 genomic region, the following are encoded:
- the eda gene encoding bifunctional 4-hydroxy-2-oxoglutarate aldolase/2-dehydro-3-deoxy-phosphogluconate aldolase codes for MTSVLDLAPVVPVVVVDDPSDAVPLARALVAGGLPAIEVTLRTPAALEAIRAIADAVPDAVVGAGTLITPEQVTEAVTAGARFLVSPGWTDVLLDAMRGSGVPYLPGVSTTSEVVALLERGVREMKFFPAEAAGGTAYLRSLYGPLPQARFCPTGGIGPASAPGYLALPNVGCVGASWMLPADAVAARDWGRVEALAREAAALEGSGTQV; via the coding sequence CCGTTGTCGTGGTCGACGATCCCTCCGACGCCGTACCGCTGGCCCGGGCACTGGTCGCGGGTGGGCTGCCCGCGATCGAGGTGACATTGCGGACGCCGGCCGCGCTGGAGGCGATCCGGGCGATCGCGGACGCGGTGCCGGACGCGGTGGTCGGGGCCGGGACGCTGATCACGCCGGAGCAGGTGACGGAGGCGGTCACGGCGGGGGCGCGTTTTCTGGTCAGCCCGGGCTGGACGGACGTACTGCTGGACGCCATGCGTGGGTCCGGGGTGCCGTATCTGCCGGGGGTGTCGACCACGTCCGAGGTGGTGGCGCTGCTGGAGCGCGGGGTGCGGGAGATGAAGTTCTTCCCGGCCGAGGCGGCGGGCGGTACGGCGTATCTCAGGTCGTTGTACGGGCCGTTGCCGCAGGCCCGGTTCTGTCCGACGGGCGGGATCGGTCCGGCGTCGGCCCCCGGCTATCTCGCCCTGCCCAACGTCGGGTGCGTGGGCGCGAGTTGGATGCTTCCGGCGGACGCGGTGGCGGCGCGGGACTGGGGGCGGGTCGAGGCGCTGGCTCGGGAGGCGGCCGCGCTCGAGGGTTCAGGGACGCAGGTGTGA